A part of Nocardioides sp. WS12 genomic DNA contains:
- a CDS encoding SigE family RNA polymerase sigma factor: protein MREAVPVLVNEKPGAAPTFEEYVAARSRALWRSAWLLTGDRHKAEDLVQTALMKCWGRWDRIDGGAVDAYVRRTMLTTYTDWWRRRWNGEVPTGTLPDRPSSGDADAGVRQDVLVALASLPRGQRAVVVLRFFDDLSEAQTAEALGISAGTVKSQTSRALRALRTSGLLEDSHE, encoded by the coding sequence ATGCGCGAGGCTGTCCCCGTGCTCGTCAACGAGAAACCCGGCGCTGCGCCGACATTCGAGGAGTACGTCGCCGCACGCAGTCGGGCGCTGTGGCGCAGCGCATGGCTGCTGACCGGCGACCGCCACAAGGCCGAGGACCTCGTCCAGACCGCCCTGATGAAGTGTTGGGGTCGCTGGGACCGGATCGACGGCGGTGCCGTCGATGCCTATGTACGACGAACGATGCTCACCACCTACACCGACTGGTGGCGGCGACGCTGGAACGGCGAGGTGCCCACGGGCACGCTGCCCGACCGGCCGTCCTCTGGTGACGCCGATGCCGGGGTGCGCCAGGACGTGCTCGTCGCGCTGGCCAGCCTTCCGCGCGGACAGCGAGCGGTCGTCGTACTCCGGTTCTTCGACGACCTCTCCGAGGCCCAGACCGCCGAGGCGCTGGGGATCAGCGCCGGCACGGTCAAGAGCCAGACCTCACGCGCCCTGCGCGCCCTCCGCACATCCGGACTCCTGGAGGACTCCCATGAATGA
- a CDS encoding TetR/AcrR family transcriptional regulator, whose protein sequence is MRKAPRQARSREMVERIITAGRAVLVKDGYDAFSTNRVATTAGISPGSLYQYFPDKTAILDVVIDRYWEQVAESVAASLSDRIGGAGETAVRDTADALVAALEVDAELLRVVIEELPLTRNKARRSVLEKRVGDLAAFYFAARPESSRRPSPTVAAWVLVLSLETLATRWVLDQPANLARDELLDEMVALVMGYLQA, encoded by the coding sequence GTGCGCAAGGCTCCCCGGCAGGCCCGCTCCCGCGAGATGGTCGAGCGGATCATCACCGCGGGTCGCGCCGTGCTCGTCAAGGACGGGTACGACGCCTTCAGCACCAACCGCGTCGCGACCACCGCGGGGATCAGCCCCGGCTCGCTCTACCAGTACTTCCCGGACAAGACCGCCATCCTCGACGTGGTCATCGACCGCTACTGGGAACAGGTGGCCGAGAGCGTGGCCGCCTCACTGTCCGACCGGATCGGTGGCGCCGGAGAGACCGCGGTGCGCGACACCGCCGACGCGCTCGTCGCCGCACTGGAGGTGGACGCGGAGCTGCTGCGGGTCGTCATCGAAGAACTACCGCTCACCCGCAACAAGGCCCGGCGATCCGTCCTGGAGAAGCGCGTCGGCGACCTGGCGGCGTTCTACTTCGCGGCGCGGCCCGAGAGCAGCCGCCGACCGTCCCCGACCGTCGCGGCCTGGGTGCTGGTGCTGAGCCTCGAGACCCTCGCGACCCGATGGGTGCTCGACCAGCCGGCCAACCTGGCGCGCGACGAACTGCTCGACGAGATGGTGGCCCTCGTCATGGGCTATCTGCAGGCCTGA
- a CDS encoding TetR/AcrR family transcriptional regulator, which translates to MRPRLIDDDHLLDQLLAAFADLGFDGASIRAICRHLGVSHNMVYQRYPSKDAAWTAAVDHAFARLTAALFAPLDEDLEPEEALRTLMRRWVDVTLEQPTLARIIHQESARPGPRFDYMYDRYIGPVQETARAAILEQQQLGNARPGPLSAAYFFLTTWGLGGIASSQALAVRAGADGDDPREAAYLAIDIVIRGTLL; encoded by the coding sequence ATGCGCCCGCGTCTGATCGATGACGATCACCTGCTCGACCAGCTCCTCGCGGCGTTTGCTGACCTCGGCTTCGACGGTGCGTCGATCCGCGCCATCTGCCGGCACCTGGGCGTCAGCCACAACATGGTCTACCAGCGCTACCCGTCCAAGGACGCCGCCTGGACGGCCGCCGTCGACCACGCCTTCGCCCGGCTGACCGCGGCCCTGTTCGCCCCACTCGACGAGGACCTCGAGCCCGAGGAGGCGCTGCGGACCCTGATGCGCCGCTGGGTCGACGTCACCCTCGAGCAACCCACCCTGGCCCGGATCATCCACCAGGAGTCGGCCCGCCCCGGCCCGCGCTTCGACTACATGTACGACCGGTACATCGGCCCGGTCCAGGAGACCGCACGCGCAGCCATCCTCGAGCAGCAACAGCTCGGAAACGCCCGCCCCGGCCCGCTCTCCGCGGCCTACTTCTTCCTCACCACCTGGGGCCTCGGCGGCATCGCCAGCTCCCAGGCCCTGGCCGTGCGCGCCGGCGCCGACGGCGATGACCCGCGCGAGGCCGCCTACCTCGCGATCGACATCGTGATCCGCGGCACGCTGCTCTGA
- a CDS encoding oxygenase MpaB family protein produces MSAEAAVTPHGSWSGTTPSRFKAGGDRNRRLGRPLKLIGRVKDVDDALLTRIGEAMMERDEPGARLADAIRLRAGAPGRVTMEQARQAMEYGVGSVPDAPPALVEFFSMVEAEPDWLDRDLVEEGARVFRRLGQNAQDVLLQLSLVGGYRFGGPTDLLVATGALTGGATLRRLAETQKWGAALPRPGALTPPRDGAAAGEAWRLTVHVRLMHAMVNHSFEPQWDTARWGLPINQADQASTLGLFDGVLLIGSRALGVSIGKRDSRALMHLWKYVGWLIGVADEFLVDDEWERHRIDYHVLLAQGPISEAGPKLAQAVVATQTERTYPGVPGLLQGMRGRYERERLLSMLTVFLGPESMRELGLPMRPPWAHTYLVALNTMRYRVFGRLPGGQDRLLRWGDRRVQWVLDSYFEGKPEDVGKIGV; encoded by the coding sequence ATGAGCGCTGAAGCTGCTGTCACCCCCCACGGGTCCTGGTCCGGCACCACCCCGTCCCGCTTCAAGGCGGGCGGCGACCGCAACCGCCGTCTCGGCCGCCCGCTGAAGCTGATCGGTCGCGTGAAGGACGTCGACGACGCACTCCTGACCCGGATCGGCGAGGCGATGATGGAGCGCGACGAGCCGGGAGCGCGGCTCGCGGACGCGATCCGATTGCGAGCAGGTGCCCCCGGCCGGGTCACGATGGAGCAGGCCCGCCAGGCCATGGAGTACGGCGTCGGGTCGGTGCCTGACGCACCCCCGGCGCTCGTGGAGTTCTTCTCGATGGTCGAGGCGGAGCCGGACTGGCTCGATCGCGACCTCGTCGAGGAGGGTGCCCGGGTCTTCCGGCGCCTCGGGCAGAACGCCCAGGACGTGCTGCTCCAGTTGTCCCTGGTCGGCGGCTACCGCTTCGGTGGGCCGACCGACCTGCTGGTGGCCACCGGCGCGCTGACCGGCGGCGCGACCCTGCGCCGGCTGGCCGAGACGCAGAAGTGGGGTGCGGCGCTGCCGCGGCCCGGCGCGCTGACGCCGCCGCGTGACGGCGCCGCCGCCGGTGAGGCCTGGCGGCTCACCGTGCACGTCCGGCTGATGCACGCGATGGTCAACCACTCGTTCGAGCCGCAGTGGGACACGGCGCGATGGGGACTGCCGATCAACCAGGCCGACCAGGCATCGACGCTGGGTCTCTTCGACGGCGTGCTCCTGATCGGCTCCCGGGCGCTCGGGGTGTCGATCGGGAAGCGCGATTCCCGGGCCCTCATGCACCTGTGGAAGTACGTCGGCTGGTTGATCGGCGTCGCCGACGAGTTCCTCGTCGATGACGAGTGGGAACGTCACCGGATCGACTACCACGTGCTCCTCGCCCAGGGCCCCATCTCCGAGGCCGGGCCGAAGCTCGCCCAGGCCGTCGTCGCGACGCAGACCGAACGCACCTACCCCGGCGTCCCGGGGTTGTTGCAGGGGATGCGCGGTCGCTACGAGCGGGAGCGGCTGCTCTCGATGCTGACCGTGTTCCTCGGTCCGGAGAGCATGCGCGAACTCGGCCTCCCGATGCGGCCGCCGTGGGCCCACACCTACCTCGTCGCGCTCAACACAATGAGGTATCGCGTGTTCGGCCGGCTCCCCGGCGGGCAGGACCGGCTGCTGCGGTGGGGTGACCGGCGAGTGCAGTGGGTGCTGGACAGCTACTTCGAGGGCAAGCCGGAGGACGTCGGCAAGATCGGGGTCTGA
- a CDS encoding MCE family protein: MTKQSPSDWAKVRAALVGLAGIAVLLAAAVNFQRLPLVGGGETYQAEFTDAAGLVAGEEVRVAGIKVGQVDSIELADTLVLVTFTVKGVDMGDDTTAGIEVKTLLGQHFLRLSPNGHGELAEGSTIPLARTSTPLNIVPAFEQLSGQIQEIDTGQVAEAFDALTETLGATTPETTQTLNGLSRLSLAISSRDEEITELFSRTHQVSGVVADRDKELAELLTGTDDVLQVLADRRAVITAIIRDTRGLAQQISGLVTDNEEGLEKALTQLDAVLEVLKKNRQQIDDTMKYGLSYAREFVSVGGSGRWFDSWVKFPTLATLCAKDSDNDLSALLDTVLTPLNEAATGKSTPCLPLEVPGGTQ; encoded by the coding sequence ATGACCAAGCAGAGTCCGAGTGACTGGGCCAAGGTGCGGGCCGCACTCGTCGGCCTCGCCGGCATCGCGGTTCTCCTTGCCGCAGCCGTGAACTTCCAGCGGTTGCCCCTCGTGGGTGGCGGCGAGACCTATCAGGCCGAGTTCACCGACGCGGCCGGTCTGGTCGCCGGCGAAGAGGTCCGCGTGGCGGGGATCAAGGTCGGCCAGGTCGACTCGATCGAACTGGCCGACACCTTGGTGCTCGTCACGTTCACCGTCAAGGGCGTCGACATGGGCGACGACACGACGGCGGGCATCGAGGTGAAGACCTTGCTCGGCCAGCACTTCCTGCGGCTGAGCCCCAACGGACACGGCGAACTGGCGGAGGGATCGACGATTCCCCTTGCGCGGACCTCGACCCCACTCAACATCGTTCCGGCGTTCGAGCAGCTGAGCGGCCAGATCCAGGAGATCGACACCGGCCAGGTCGCCGAGGCCTTCGATGCACTCACCGAGACGCTCGGGGCGACCACACCCGAGACGACCCAGACGCTGAACGGCCTGAGCCGGCTCTCGCTCGCGATCTCCTCGCGCGACGAAGAGATCACCGAGCTCTTCTCCCGCACCCACCAGGTGTCCGGAGTCGTGGCCGACCGCGACAAGGAGTTGGCTGAACTGCTCACCGGCACCGACGACGTCCTCCAGGTGCTTGCCGATCGGCGTGCGGTGATCACCGCGATCATTCGCGACACCCGGGGCCTCGCCCAGCAGATCAGCGGCCTGGTCACGGACAACGAAGAGGGCCTCGAGAAGGCCCTCACGCAGCTCGATGCGGTGCTCGAAGTCCTCAAGAAGAACCGTCAGCAGATCGACGACACGATGAAGTACGGCCTGTCCTATGCGCGCGAGTTCGTATCGGTCGGTGGTAGTGGCCGCTGGTTCGACTCGTGGGTGAAGTTCCCCACCCTGGCGACGCTCTGCGCCAAGGACTCCGACAACGACCTGTCGGCGCTGCTGGACACCGTGCTGACCCCGCTCAACGAGGCCGCTACCGGGAAGTCGACACCGTGCCTGCCCCTCGAGGTCCCCGGAGGAACGCAGTGA
- a CDS encoding MCE family protein, producing MSRPPSPHARPLLGLVYIAVLTALIATSIGVYNKSMPWQDAVEVSLTTTTPGLELNPNSDVKLQGLRVGVVREVVSTGEAARVILEIDPDKVSLIPANIDAAIVPKTLFGEKYVDLRVPPQASTTPIADGGVIEQSKTSVEIGAMFSKLVPVLQALKPERLSVTLAALADALDGRGEKLAVTLTQLEQLTGELDPHMETLVYDLRQFAEVSDVYAGAADNLMRVLDASTGISTDLLVPDERSMGEFLDQALLSVKKTDQVLEENDDRIVRLAGDSRAVLALLDEYSPGLGCFLEALHTGDILANESVGSRGSFIDLTIDMVTANKPYTAPNDLPSNPLSDAHASTLPSWVPNWKPHCPEYAPWVYDLQESVESVESAKPAARPAVPDLAAAIQEAREGMARAKAARALGVHNEDVPTYAELLVLPLIADGEVRAP from the coding sequence ATGAGCAGGCCGCCGAGTCCTCACGCGCGCCCTCTACTCGGGCTCGTCTACATCGCGGTCCTGACCGCGCTCATCGCGACGAGCATCGGTGTCTACAACAAGTCGATGCCCTGGCAGGACGCGGTCGAGGTCTCGCTCACCACGACCACGCCGGGCCTCGAACTGAACCCGAACTCCGACGTGAAGCTCCAGGGCCTGCGGGTCGGCGTGGTCCGCGAGGTCGTCTCCACCGGCGAGGCCGCCAGGGTGATCCTCGAGATCGACCCCGACAAGGTCTCCCTGATCCCCGCGAACATCGATGCGGCGATCGTGCCCAAGACCCTCTTCGGTGAGAAGTACGTCGACCTCCGGGTGCCGCCGCAGGCCTCGACCACGCCGATCGCTGATGGGGGCGTGATCGAACAGTCGAAGACGTCGGTCGAGATCGGCGCGATGTTCAGCAAGCTGGTGCCGGTGCTGCAGGCGCTCAAGCCCGAGCGGCTCTCGGTCACCCTGGCCGCGCTGGCCGACGCGCTCGACGGCCGCGGCGAGAAGCTCGCCGTCACCCTGACCCAGCTCGAACAGCTCACCGGCGAGCTCGATCCGCACATGGAGACGCTGGTTTACGACCTGCGTCAGTTCGCCGAGGTGTCGGACGTGTACGCCGGGGCGGCGGACAACCTGATGCGCGTCCTCGACGCCTCGACCGGCATCTCGACGGACCTCCTCGTGCCCGACGAGCGGTCGATGGGCGAGTTCCTCGACCAGGCGCTGTTGTCGGTGAAGAAGACCGATCAGGTGCTCGAGGAGAACGACGACCGCATCGTCCGGTTGGCGGGGGACTCGCGCGCCGTCCTCGCACTGCTGGATGAGTACTCGCCGGGCCTCGGTTGCTTCCTCGAGGCGTTGCACACCGGGGACATCCTCGCCAACGAGTCCGTCGGGTCCCGCGGTTCGTTCATCGACCTCACCATCGACATGGTCACGGCCAACAAGCCGTACACCGCGCCCAACGACCTGCCCTCGAACCCCCTCAGCGACGCCCACGCCAGCACGCTCCCGAGCTGGGTTCCGAACTGGAAGCCGCACTGCCCCGAGTACGCGCCTTGGGTGTACGACCTGCAGGAGTCCGTGGAGTCCGTGGAGTCCGCGAAGCCGGCGGCCCGGCCCGCCGTGCCTGACCTGGCCGCGGCCATCCAGGAGGCCCGTGAAGGCATGGCTCGGGCGAAGGCTGCACGGGCGCTGGGCGTGCACAACGAGGACGTCCCGACCTACGCCGAGCTCCTCGTCCTGCCCCTCATCGCCGACGGAGAGGTCCGGGCACCATGA
- a CDS encoding ABC transporter permease, with the protein MSTSNPITTAVRATHQALGELGDQVAFYGKALGGIPKALTRYRGEVYRLLAEVSLGRGALVMVGGTLGIIVFEVLAVGSVVGLVGYQGLKQVGIQPYVGFLSAYFNTREVAPLIASNALVATVGAGFTAQLGAMRISEEIDAVEVMAIPSIPYLVTTRVIASFVAVIPLYLVGLIGTYAATQAVSVYYYGLTPGTYDHYFTLFLPPIDVLYSFGKVLVFAVILTLICCYYGFTASGGPAGVGVAVGRAVRLSLVMIVIADFFLSLALWGSSTTVRIAG; encoded by the coding sequence ATGTCGACCAGCAACCCGATCACCACCGCTGTCCGAGCGACGCACCAGGCGCTCGGCGAACTCGGCGACCAGGTCGCCTTCTACGGCAAGGCCCTCGGCGGCATCCCGAAGGCGTTGACGCGCTACCGCGGCGAGGTCTACCGGTTGCTCGCCGAGGTCAGCCTCGGTCGCGGCGCGCTCGTGATGGTCGGCGGCACGCTCGGGATCATTGTCTTCGAGGTGCTGGCCGTCGGCTCGGTCGTCGGCCTGGTGGGCTACCAGGGCCTGAAGCAGGTCGGTATCCAGCCGTACGTCGGCTTCCTGTCGGCGTACTTCAACACACGTGAGGTGGCGCCCCTGATCGCCTCGAACGCACTCGTGGCCACGGTCGGTGCCGGCTTCACGGCCCAGTTGGGTGCGATGCGGATCAGCGAGGAGATCGATGCCGTCGAGGTGATGGCGATCCCGTCGATTCCCTACCTCGTCACCACGCGCGTCATCGCCAGCTTCGTCGCGGTGATCCCGCTCTACCTGGTCGGCCTGATCGGGACGTACGCGGCGACCCAGGCGGTGTCGGTCTACTACTACGGCCTCACGCCCGGCACCTATGACCACTACTTCACGCTCTTCCTGCCACCGATCGATGTGCTCTATTCGTTCGGCAAGGTGCTGGTGTTCGCGGTGATCCTCACGCTCATCTGCTGCTACTACGGCTTCACGGCCAGCGGCGGCCCGGCCGGGGTGGGCGTCGCCGTCGGACGCGCGGTCCGCCTCTCGCTGGTGATGATCGTGATCGCCGACTTCTTCCTCAGCCTCGCCCTGTGGGGGTCGAGTACGACGGTGCGGATAGCAGGATGA
- a CDS encoding sensor domain-containing diguanylate cyclase, giving the protein MNGVDRLLLAIQQLSLAADLDDVQAVIRSAARELAHCDGATFVLRDGEQCFYADEDAIEPLWKGLRFPLEACISGWAMLHGTHVVIPDIYADPRIPFEAYRPTFVKSLVMMPVRSIDPIAAIGAYWADTHEATDEEIALLQGLANAASVALDKVAVHTQLVSAVELHETTHLLAITDDLTGLWNRRGFLEQARVRWRQRLGTSAAVAFIDVDGLKLVNDHGGHGAGDALICEVAELLRNHLRDTDVIARLGGDEFAVMSPDFSADELHTRLAPALVRRASIGTAPLTSIDLLPDALLNADARMYDAKRRQVAARSA; this is encoded by the coding sequence ATGAACGGAGTGGACCGCCTGCTGCTCGCGATCCAGCAGCTCTCGCTCGCCGCCGACCTCGACGACGTCCAGGCCGTCATCCGCAGTGCGGCGCGCGAACTCGCCCACTGTGACGGCGCCACGTTCGTCCTGCGGGACGGCGAGCAGTGCTTCTACGCCGACGAGGACGCGATCGAGCCGCTCTGGAAGGGCCTGCGCTTTCCCCTCGAGGCCTGCATCAGCGGCTGGGCGATGCTGCACGGCACCCACGTCGTCATCCCCGACATCTACGCCGATCCGCGCATTCCGTTCGAGGCGTACCGGCCGACGTTCGTGAAGAGCCTGGTGATGATGCCCGTGCGCTCGATCGACCCGATCGCCGCCATCGGCGCCTACTGGGCCGACACCCACGAAGCCACGGACGAGGAGATCGCGCTGCTCCAGGGACTGGCCAACGCAGCGTCGGTCGCCCTCGACAAGGTGGCGGTCCACACCCAGCTGGTCTCCGCCGTCGAACTGCACGAGACCACCCATCTCCTCGCCATCACCGACGACCTGACCGGGTTGTGGAACCGGCGCGGCTTCCTCGAGCAGGCACGTGTGCGCTGGCGCCAACGCCTCGGCACCTCGGCCGCGGTCGCGTTCATCGACGTCGACGGCCTCAAACTCGTCAACGACCATGGCGGCCACGGGGCCGGCGACGCGCTGATCTGCGAGGTCGCGGAGCTGTTGCGCAACCACCTGCGCGACACCGATGTGATCGCCCGCCTCGGTGGCGACGAGTTCGCCGTGATGAGCCCCGACTTCAGCGCGGACGAACTCCACACCCGACTCGCTCCCGCCCTGGTCAGGCGGGCCAGCATCGGTACCGCGCCGTTGACCTCCATCGACCTGTTGCCCGACGCGCTGCTCAACGCCGACGCCCGGATGTACGACGCCAAGCGGCGCCAGGTGGCAGCCCGCTCCGCCTGA
- a CDS encoding ABC transporter permease, with product MPIGDLFQFTAQVVRALFQRPFQWREFSDQAWFVTRVSLLPTMAITIPFGAVLSLQIGSLFNQLGARSFTGAVSVVGIVQQAGPVATVVIVAGAAGTAVAADLGSRKVREELDAMEVLGISVIQRLVVPRVLAMAVIAVLLNGVATTVGVAGGYGFNVLVQGGSPGAYVHAFTALAQLPDLWVGEIKAFIFGAIAGIVACHQGVNAKGGPAGVGAGVNQSVVISFVLLFVANAVLTLVYFQLVPPKGL from the coding sequence CTGCCCATCGGTGACCTCTTCCAGTTCACTGCCCAGGTCGTGCGAGCGCTCTTCCAGCGCCCCTTCCAGTGGCGTGAGTTCTCCGACCAGGCATGGTTCGTCACCCGCGTCTCGCTGCTCCCCACGATGGCCATCACCATCCCGTTCGGGGCAGTGCTGAGCCTGCAGATCGGCTCCCTGTTCAACCAGCTCGGCGCGCGCTCGTTCACCGGGGCGGTGTCGGTCGTCGGCATCGTGCAGCAGGCGGGCCCGGTGGCCACGGTGGTCATCGTCGCCGGCGCAGCGGGCACGGCCGTGGCGGCCGACCTCGGCTCCCGCAAGGTGCGCGAGGAGCTGGACGCGATGGAGGTGCTCGGCATCTCGGTGATCCAGCGGTTGGTGGTGCCCCGCGTCCTCGCGATGGCGGTCATCGCCGTGCTGCTCAACGGCGTGGCCACCACCGTCGGTGTCGCCGGTGGCTACGGCTTCAACGTGCTCGTCCAGGGCGGGTCGCCCGGCGCGTACGTCCACGCCTTCACGGCCCTTGCCCAGCTGCCGGACCTCTGGGTCGGTGAGATCAAGGCGTTCATCTTCGGAGCCATCGCCGGCATCGTCGCCTGCCACCAGGGCGTCAACGCCAAGGGCGGGCCTGCGGGTGTCGGTGCCGGCGTCAACCAGTCCGTCGTCATCTCGTTCGTGCTCCTGTTCGTCGCCAACGCGGTCCTGACGCTGGTCTACTTCCAGCTCGTCCCGCCGAAGGGGCTGTGA
- a CDS encoding MCE family protein, whose protein sequence is MKRLALVGVVGVVLASSGAAIDDGSDKTLTARFASTTSLYEGAKVKVLGVAVGKVESIEVKGTEVEVTMSYDKDLELPADVHALIVPPSIVGDRFVQLAPVYESGPVLADGAGLEQANTGVPMELDEVYSSLDDLTTALGPTGANKDGALSDLITATAENLNGRGALYNQTIREMADAVTTLATSSGDMTGTVENLNTITHTLAGKDRQMRRLVANLVKVATVLNGQTKGIDGAVTSLRTALADVNTFIRANRDELGRTVDDLADVTSILDKHSTTLAKLLDLAPVGITSLGNIYVPQNWDPAHPELTPIGARAGSIAMRTASLEGLDMQMTSALTALCTALPAQQASELAAFCNALRSVGSLGSLITQIGRGELSPSAETLEQLIGGAR, encoded by the coding sequence GTGAAGCGACTCGCACTGGTCGGCGTGGTCGGCGTGGTGCTGGCTTCCAGCGGCGCCGCCATCGATGACGGCAGCGACAAGACCCTGACCGCCAGGTTCGCGAGCACCACCAGCCTCTACGAGGGGGCGAAGGTCAAGGTGCTCGGCGTCGCGGTCGGCAAGGTCGAGTCGATCGAGGTCAAGGGCACCGAGGTCGAGGTGACCATGTCGTACGACAAGGACCTCGAACTGCCCGCCGACGTCCACGCGCTGATCGTGCCGCCGTCGATCGTCGGCGACCGGTTCGTCCAGCTGGCACCGGTCTACGAATCCGGGCCCGTCCTCGCCGACGGCGCGGGCCTCGAGCAGGCGAACACCGGCGTCCCCATGGAGCTCGACGAGGTCTACTCGAGCCTCGACGACCTCACCACGGCCCTCGGCCCCACCGGCGCCAACAAGGACGGTGCGCTGTCGGACCTCATCACGGCAACGGCTGAGAACCTCAACGGCCGCGGTGCCCTCTACAACCAGACGATCCGCGAGATGGCGGACGCCGTGACCACGCTGGCCACCAGTTCCGGGGACATGACGGGCACGGTCGAGAACCTCAACACGATCACCCACACGCTCGCCGGCAAGGACCGCCAGATGCGCCGCCTGGTGGCCAACCTCGTCAAGGTGGCGACCGTGCTCAACGGCCAGACCAAGGGCATCGATGGTGCCGTGACGTCGCTGCGGACGGCCCTGGCTGACGTGAACACGTTCATCCGCGCGAACCGCGACGAGTTGGGCAGGACGGTCGACGACCTCGCTGACGTCACGTCGATCCTCGACAAGCACAGCACGACGCTCGCCAAGCTGCTCGACCTCGCGCCGGTCGGCATCACCAGCCTGGGCAACATCTACGTCCCGCAGAACTGGGACCCGGCCCACCCGGAACTCACCCCGATCGGCGCCCGGGCCGGCTCGATCGCCATGCGGACCGCCTCGCTCGAGGGGCTGGACATGCAGATGACCTCGGCGTTGACCGCCTTGTGCACGGCCCTGCCTGCCCAGCAGGCAAGCGAGTTGGCAGCCTTCTGCAACGCCCTCCGTTCGGTCGGAAGCCTGGGGTCACTCATCACCCAGATCGGCCGCGGCGAACTCTCGCCGTCGGCCGAAACGCTCGAGCAGCTCATCGGGGGTGCCCGGTGA
- a CDS encoding MCE family protein, translating into MTSTHRSRIPSSAYKLVAFGTITTVLIGVLATLIGNISFVDSRTYYALFSDATSVFKGDRVRLSGVEVGSVRGLEIVDGPNGTHLARVEFTVEDTVPIYADAQLQLRYENIVGQRYLSISESPEGQEKMADGGTFPASQTTPALNLTELFNGFQPLFRALEPKQLNDFSFQLVRALQGESTDLAAFMRDTGQLTNTIADRDAVIGDVVTNLNTVLETVGTRDGKLTALIVEFRDLMTGLSKNSDTIEAALPDLARLLAGTTDAIADVRGPLKKDVDSLKVLSGQLHDTRGDLEDSLNITPERLKVLTRAGSYGSWFNYYLCGLSAEVQLLNGAVTLGTPSVAVTDKNTVCAGGIEQ; encoded by the coding sequence ATGACATCCACCCATCGCTCCAGGATCCCCTCTTCGGCGTACAAGCTGGTGGCCTTCGGCACGATCACCACGGTTCTCATCGGCGTGCTGGCGACCCTGATCGGCAACATCTCCTTCGTCGACAGCCGTACCTACTACGCGCTGTTCTCCGACGCAACGAGCGTGTTCAAGGGCGACCGGGTCCGGCTGTCCGGGGTGGAGGTCGGCTCGGTCCGCGGCCTTGAGATCGTCGACGGACCGAACGGGACGCACCTGGCCCGGGTCGAGTTCACGGTCGAGGACACCGTGCCGATCTACGCCGACGCCCAGCTGCAGTTGCGCTACGAGAACATCGTCGGCCAGCGCTACCTCTCGATCTCCGAATCGCCCGAGGGCCAGGAGAAGATGGCCGACGGCGGCACCTTCCCGGCTTCGCAGACGACGCCGGCCCTCAACCTCACCGAGCTCTTCAACGGTTTCCAGCCGCTCTTCCGGGCGCTCGAGCCGAAGCAGCTCAATGACTTCAGCTTCCAGTTGGTCCGCGCACTCCAGGGCGAATCCACCGACCTGGCGGCCTTCATGCGCGACACCGGGCAGCTGACCAACACGATCGCCGACCGCGACGCGGTCATCGGCGACGTGGTCACCAACCTCAACACGGTGCTGGAGACCGTCGGCACCCGTGACGGCAAGCTCACCGCACTGATCGTGGAGTTCCGCGACCTGATGACCGGCCTGTCGAAGAACAGCGACACCATCGAGGCCGCCCTGCCCGACCTGGCCAGGTTGCTCGCGGGTACGACGGACGCCATCGCCGACGTCCGGGGCCCGCTCAAGAAGGACGTCGACTCGCTCAAGGTCCTCTCGGGCCAGCTCCACGACACGCGGGGTGACCTCGAGGACTCCTTGAACATCACGCCGGAGCGCCTCAAGGTGCTCACCCGCGCCGGTTCATACGGGTCGTGGTTCAACTACTACCTGTGCGGCCTGTCCGCCGAGGTGCAGCTGCTCAACGGAGCGGTGACGTTGGGAACTCCCTCCGTCGCGGTGACCGACAAGAACACGGTCTGCGCCGGGGGGATCGAGCAATGA